CCGAAAGGCCCGAACGCGGACGTCACCGTGGACGACCTCGAGCACGCGGGGCGGGATATCCGTCCGGACGATATCGTTGCGATCGATACTGGGTGGCACCGGACGTATCGGACGCCCGGACAGGATCCGGAGGGAGCACGCTACTACTTTACGCAGCATCCCGGGTTGTGTGGGGAATCCGCAGAATGGTTGGTCAACCGAGGCGTGCTGACGGTGCTCATCGATACCCCGGCGATTGACTCCGCCCCACACACCGTGTTCGGTGACAACACCTGGCAGACACACACCGTGTTGTTTGATCACAATATTCCGGTCGTCGAACACCTGGGAGGGGAAATCGACGAGGTCGCCGGCCGTCGCTGCCTGATTAGCTGCGCACCCGTCAAATATGTGAACGGTGACGCCTTTCCGCTCCGAGTCCTGGCGTCGCCGCTGGGGTAGCCTCCGCCTCGGCTTGGAGAGGTTTTTGCCAAAGGGCACACCCGGGCACAGTGTCGGGAGGCGTCGGTTCGAGGGAGGTCGTCCCGCCAGTAGAATCTACGCCGCTTTCACCTCTGAGGTACAGAACGGGCACCGCACCGCCTTGAGTGGGATGTCCGAGGTGCAGTACGGGCAGGGCTTCGTGGTCGCGGTGACTGGCTTAGGGCGCTGCATTTTGTTGACCTGCCGGATCAGCAGGAAGAGGACGAACGCCACGATGACGAAATCGATGATCGTGTTGATGAAGATCCCGTAGTTAATCGTCGGCGCCCCCGCCGCTTTGGCCGCCGCGACCGATGGGTACGGCCCTCCCTTCAGGGTGATGAACAGGCTCGAGAAATCGATCCCGCCGAGGGCGAGACCGATCGGCGGCATGATGATGTCGCTTACGAGCGACGTGATGATCCGGCCGAACGACGCGCCCAGGATTATTCCGACGGCGAAGTCCAGCAGATTGCCCCGCATCGCGAACTCCCTAAACTCACGCACCATGGTCGACCCCCCGATCACCGATTTTGATCATGCAGGAGCGCCGATGCACCGGACGGCCGGGTAGGGTGGGTGGGCCACCGGCTGTCGTCGACCGCGGTCACGAAATCGAGGAGCGCGCGGTTGAAGGCGTCCGGCTCTTCCAGGTTCATCGTGTGGCCGGTCGTGGGGCAGACGAACAACCCGGCGGTCGAGATCTGTTGCTTCATCAACAACCCTGGGGCCAGACACGGATCGTCCTCGTCGCCGTTGACGATCAGTGTGGGGACCTTGAGCGTCGCGAGGGAACCCTTGAGGTCGTAGACCGAGGCGCGGCCCCCTTGCACGCCGCGCATCGTGTTGGCGCTCCCGCGCGCCGAGTGTTTGGCGAGGGCGTCGGCGAATTCCTGCCAGCCGCGCGGATCCTTCCGCATGAACTGGACCCGGAAAGGCCCCCGGGCGTAGGCGGCGGCGACGGCCGCCATCCCTTCGTGCTCGATCCTGCGGGCCAACTCCTCGGCATCCCGGCGAAACTGGACCTGGTCATCGGACCCGTAGCCGCACCCCGCGACGACGAGTGACCGGGCGAGCGTCGGATACCGAAGCCCAAGGTGCAGGGTGGCGTAGCCGCCCATGGAGAGGCCGACGACGTGCGCCGGCGCGAGCTGGAGGTGCATGATCAGGCCGCGCAGGTCCTCGACCGCGTGATCCTGGGAGTAGGCCGCCGCGTCCTCGGGCACGTCGGAGGGAGGGTAGCCCCGGGCATTGTAGGTGACCACCCTGTATCTGCGGGCGAAGAACTTGACCTGAGGATCCCAGCTGCGTTGGTCCCCGGCAAACTCGTGCGCGAAGACGATGGGCACGCCCGTACCGTAGACTTCATAGTGCAGGCGTATCCCATTGATCAGCGCTGCTGGCATCTGAGGGCCTCCCGGCTTCCGCTGGACCGCTGCACGTGGGGGATTGGCCTCGGCGCGACGAAGCCCCTGCCTGTACCGCCCGCGGAAGCGCAAGTTCCCCGGGTGTGCGTGGACCTGTGATTCTGCATTGAGTATGCGAGGGGATCCCGGTCGGCTGCCCATCGACCCGTGGGGAGTTCGTTGCGAACCGCATGCGTCTTCGTTCTCTTTCACCCGAATCCATCGGTCGTGGAACGGCGCGGCTGCCGTCGCCACCGTGGATGCGGCCGTGACCGTCCGGTCGGTCGGACCCGCGTCGAGCGCATGTCAAAATGGGACCGCAGGAAATCATGTGTTTTGAAAGAAGCGGACCACTCCAAGATGGCTTGGAGGTATCGAAGTGTTCGATGTCATCCCGCAGCGGAGGCATCCAATGGCATTTCACCCTTCTTGCGGAAGAGCACGGGATGGTTCCGTGATCGGATGCGGCTGACGGGGCACACACGGGGGTTCGAATGCCAAAGCACGGCGGGGTAGCCGCGCGGTGCCCGCGGGGTCGAAGCGGGGCCGCCGCTCGACTCGTGACGATCGCGGGGCTCGTTGGCGTGTTGGGAGCCGGGGCCCCTCCGGCATGCTCCGCTCCTCTGGCGCAGCCCCCGGGGATCCTTCGGGTCACACCGGCCTCCCCGGTTCAGGGGGACACGGCGGTGGTCCTCGTCTCGGCGCCGGCGGGAGCCGAGGTGCGGGTGCGATGGGACGGTCGCGCGCTGTCGCTCTTCCGCCTCCCGGACGGATCACGGCGGGCGCTGATCGGAACGGACCCGGACGTCGCGCTCGGGGCGCACACGCTGTCGGCGACGGTGGCGGAGGCGACCGGCCCGACGGTTCGGCTCTCCCAGGTCGTCCGGATTCGTTCGGGGCGTTTTGGGATTCGCAACCTGACGCTTCCCCCGCACACCTTTGCGTTGATCACCGCGAAGAACCTCTCCACGGAGCAGCGGGCCCTAGGCCCGGTCCTCAGCCTGCGCACGCCGGTGGCGTTTTGGTCCGGCGCCTTCCAGGCACCCTCGTCGGGGGCGATGGACTCCCCGTACGGTGAGCAGGGAGTGTACAACGGCCACCGGGAGTGGTGGCACCAGGGGATCGACTTCTCCGCGGCCGAGGGGTCGCCGATCTTGGCGGCCAACGGCGGGATGGTGGTCCTGGCGGAGATGCTGCCGCTGGGGGGCAATACCGTGGTCATCGATCACGGGCAGGGTGTCCTGACCGAATATCTGCACCTTTCGGCGTTTGCGGTCCACAAGGGATCCCGGGTGGAGCGGGGGGTTCCGATCGGCCGGATCGGCGCGACCGGCCTGGTTACCGGCCCGAGCCTGCACTGGGGATTGTACGTCAACGGCATCCCCGTGAACCCGATGTTCTGGATGGTGCCGCGTCCGTGGCTGACGTCCTGAGCGGACGGCGAAATCGCCCGCCGGGCCGCGCGGGATTCCCCCGCATCGCGGTCCCGCCTACTGGATCACGACGTCGAAGAGGCGGGGCCCGTCGCTTCGACTGGCAAGCGCGTCGCGGAGTTCGTCCGGCCGCGTGATCACGGACGCCGGAACCCCGAACCCCTGGGCGACGCTGGGGATGTCGACGACCGGCGCGTCGAGATCCATGCCGATCAGTCGTTCCGCCGGGACGGCGCCGCCTTTGTAGGTCGCCATCCCATCCTTCAGCACCTGGTAGGCGCGGTTGTCCATCACCAACACCGTGACCGGCACCCGGTATCGGGCCGCGGTCCACAGCGCCTGTACCGTGTACATCAGCGACCCGTCCCCGATCGTGCAGATCACCCGACGGTCCGGCCACGCCATCTGGGCGCCCAGGCTGGCCGGAAGGCCGAGCCCCAGCGATCCGGCGGCGAGCCCCAGGTAGGCCTGCTCCGAGCGGAACGGCAGGTATCGGTCGATGATCCGGGCGGCGGTGATCGCTTCATCGACGATCGTCACGGAGTCGTCCATCGCCTCCCCGAGCGTCCGGTACACGAACTCCTGGGTCATCCGCGCCCCCGCCGCCGGAGGGGCGGCCGCCGCCAGCCATCCTTCCTCGCGCCGGTTTCGTTCCCGCCGGACCTGCGCCGTCCGCGCCGCGGCTTCCCGCCGGCCTTCCGCGGTCATGCGCTCCCCGAGTCTGGCGGCCACGCTCGGCAAGATCGCGGCCAAGTCCCCGACGACTCCGAGCGTGACCGGGAGGTTCTTGCCGATCTCCCAGGCGTCCGGATCAATGTGGATCACCGAGGTCTGCGGCGAAAGCCGCACGGGCGGTGTGTACAGGAGTCCTGCAAATTTGCGCGCCCCCGCGACGAGGACGACGTCGGCGTCACCCAGTTCCGCACGCAGTTGGGTGAGCGACAGCCCGATCATGCCCAGGTACTGCGGATGATCCGTCGGGAACACGGACCGGACGGGCAGCCGCTCGCCGTAGGCTCGGGCCCCGGTCAGCTCCGCGATCCGGACGAGCGCCGTTCGGGCCTCCGGGGTCGCCGCCGAGGCGCCGACGATGAGGACGGGCCGGTGCGCGCGCGCCAGCGAATCGGCGATCCGGTCGAGCACCGCAGGGGGCGGCGCGCTGCCTCCGGCCACCTCGATCCACGGCGCGGGATCGCCCGCCTCCTCGTCCAGGCAGTCCATCGGCAGCGACAGAAACACCGGGCCGGCGGGGGGCGCCGCGGCGGTCTTGAACGCTCTCGCCAGCGCGATCGGGATGTCCGCGCCGGTTCGAGCCTCGTACGACCATTTCGTGAAGCCCGAGGCCAGGCGCGCGAGGTCGCTCCACAGCGCGGGTTCCTGGAGCATCAGCCGGCGGTCCACCTGACCGGCGGTGACCACCATCGGGGTCTTGGCCCGGCAGGCGTTGAAGATGTTGCCGAGCCCGTTGGCCACCCCCGGGGTGATGTGGAGGTTGACGAACGCCGGCGCCCCGGTCGCCTGAGCGTAGCCGTAGGCCATGCCGACGGGGATCGCATCTTGGAGCGCCAGGACGTACGTGATGTCGGGGTAGTCGGCGAACATCTCCATGAAATTGAGCTCGGTCGTGCCGGGGTTGCCGAAGACGTAACGGATCCCGCGATCCCGGAGCATCTCGAACAGCGCGGTCTTCGCCTGCATCAGCCGCTCACCCCCGCAGCTTGTGGTACAGCTCCTCGAACCCCGGTCGAGAGAAGCCAGAGCCCTGGCAGTAGCCGATGAGCTGCCGCTCCACGCGGTCCACTTTTTCCACGCCCTCGGCGATCCGGCCCGCGATCTCCAGCGGGATCGAGATGATCCCGTGCTGGTCCCCGTGCAGCAGATCCCCCGTCCGGACGGTCAACCCCCCCACCTGCACCGGCCCCCCGATCTCCACGAGGTGCACGTAGGCGTGGGAGACGGAGACGCTTCCGGCGAAGAAGTGGAACCCGAGCGCGCGGACCTCGTCCAGATCGCGCACTGAGCCGTTGGTGATCGTGCCGACGCAGCCGAGAGCCCGGTGGATGTTGCTCTGCACATCGCCCCAAAACGCGCCGACTCCCGGCGGGTCATCGAGATCCTGAATGACCACGATGCGGGGCGCGGGGATCTCCTCCACCGCCCGCCAGGAGGCGGGGCGAAGGGCGGCCGCCTCGGGGGGCGCGGCCGCGCTCGCGCGGATCGTGGCCGTGAACGCGTACCCGACCATCGTCCCGAGCTCGGGGAAGAGACAGCGGATCTGGCTCGACATGAACCCGGCCGTTCGTGGGCGGACGTTGAAGGTTTCGATCGCGTTGGCGATCGTCGGGCTTGAGTACAGCCGGAGTTCGGCCAGGCGGTCGGGCGGGAGAGGATCGGCCATGAGCGCCTCCACTGCGCGTGTCGTGAGATGCCGCCGAGACATTCTCGCGGGGATTCGACGTCCCCTTCCCCCGCGGGCCGGGGCGAGGGCGGCGTGATGCCTCAATGGCAGCGGAACCTCTACGCGATCTGGTCGGCGCAGTTTTTGGCGATGGTCGGGCTCACCCTGATCGTCCCGTTTCTGCCCTTCTACATCCGCTCGCTTGGGGTCTCGACCGTGCAGGACGTGGAGCGGTGGAGCGGGTTTCTGTTTGCGGCCCCGTTCCTGGTCCAGACTCTGGCCGCGCCGCTGTGGGGGGTGCTCGGCGATCGCTACGGCCGGAAGATGATGGTGATGCGGGCGATGCTCGGAATCGGCGTGACCAATATGCTCTCGGCGCTGGTGCAGCGCCCGGGGCAGTTGGTGGCCCTCCGTGCCGTCCAGGGCGGCGTGTCCGGGTTCGTCGCGGCGGGCAACGCGCTGGTCACGGTGGCCATCCCACCGGACCGTATGGGCGCCGCGCTGGGAGTCCTTCAGACATCGTTGACGGCGGGGGGGATCATCGGGCCGCTGATCGGCGGCGCCCTCGCCGACGCCGTCGGCTACCGGAACGTGTTCGTCATCACCGGGGGGATGTGCTGGGTCGCCGCCGGGGTCGTCCTCCGCGGGGCCCACGAGGAGGCTCCGCCCGCCCACGCCCGGCGCGCCGGACCGGGCGTGGGGGCAAATCTGGCGCACTTCTTCCGCTCCCCGGCCCTGCGGACGACCGGGATGCTCCTCTGCACGAGCCAGATCGCGATCATGTGCGTCGAGCCGATCTTCGCGGTCTACGTGAGCACCCTCGGCGTGCCGCCGGAGCGGGCGGCGACCGTGGCCGGGGTGCTCTTTTCCGTCACCGGGTTCACCTCGATGCTCGGGGCCCCGCTGTGGGGGCGGATGGCCGACCGGGGCGGAGAGCGGCGGGTCCTGCTGCTGACATTGTGCGGATCGGCGCTGGCCTATGCCGCGCAGGCGTTCGCGCAGACCCCGGTTGAGCTCTTCGTCTTCCGGGCGGCCCTCGGGTTTTTCATGGGCGGCATGCTGCCGCCCCTGTACGCGATCGTGGTCCGATCGGCGCCGCCGGACCGGCTGGGCGGGATCATGGGGCTCACCAGCAGCTCGATCATGCTGGGAAGCGTGATCGGGCCGCTGGTGGGCGGGTTGCTATCCGCGGCCATCGGCATTCGCTGGATCTTTGCCGTCGCGGCGGTGGTGATGGGGATCTCCGCCCTGGGGTCTCGCGGACTGGGGCGGTCCTCCGACACCGAGCCCGCACCGCCGTGAGTCGGATTCCGCCTCGCTACCCCTGGCCGCAGAGGGCTTTCGCCAGGGCCGCGACCGCCTCCGGGGTGGGGACGGTCAGGTCCTCCAAGACGGGGGAGAACGGCACGGGGACGTTCATCGCCCCCAGCCGCTTGACCGGGGCGTCCAGGTAGTCGAACGCGCCGTCCGCGATCAACGAGGCGATTTCCGCCGTCACCCCGTACTGCTGGTATCCTTCATCGACCACGATCGCCCGCCCGGTCTTCCGCACCGAGGCGATGATCGTCTCGCCGTCGAGCGGCAGCAGGGTGCGGGGGTCGACGATTTCGGCGCTGATCCCATCTTCTTCGAGGAGCCGCGCGGCCTGGAGGGCGGTGTGCACCATGCTGCTGGTGGCGACGATCGTGACGTCGGTCCCCGGCCGCTTGATGTCGGCGACCCCGAATGGGACGGTGTGGTCGCCGTCCGGGACGGGTCCGCGGAGCGAGTACATCATCTTGTCCTCGAAGAAGACGACGGGATTGTCGTCGCGGATGGCGGTCTTGAGCAGGCCCTTGGCGTCCGCCGGAGTGGACGGCAGCGCCACCTTCAGCCCGGGGACGTGGGCGACCCACGCGTAGAGGCTCTGGCTGTGTTGCGCCGCGGACCGACGGGTCGCGCCCATCGTGGTGCGAACCACCAGCGGCGCGCGGAGTTTGCCGCCGGACATGTAGTGCACCTTCGCCGCCTGGTTGGCGATTTGGTCCATGGCCAGCGTCAAGAAGTCGCCGAACATGATGTCGATGACCGGCCGCATCCCGGTCATCGCCGCGCCGACCCCGATCCCGGTGATGCCCGCTTCCGAGATCGGCGAGTCGATCACCCGCTCCCGCCCGAACTCGTCCACGAGCCCGCTCAGCACCTTGAACACCGTTCCCGCCTCGGCGACGTCCTCGCCGACGATAAACACCCGCGGGTCGCGGCGCATCTCCTCCGCGAGTGCCTCCCGGATCGCCTGCCCAAAGGTAACCTCCCGCATCCCCGCCGGCCCGCCCCCGGCCGGGGCCTGCTCCTGTCTAAGCATAGACATCTTCGGTCACCTCGCTCGGGTCGGGGTAGGGGGCTTGGAGCGCGAAGGCCACCCCCGCCTCGATCTCGGTCCGGGCGCCGTCCTCGATCCGCTCCAGCGCGGCGGCGTCCGCCATCCGCTGCTGGATCAGCCACAGCCCCAGCAGCCGGACCGGATCTCGGTCGTGCGTCCAGGCCTGCTCCTCCTCGGCTGCGCGGTAGGAGGCCCGGTTGATGTCGCCGACGTGGTGACCGCGAAACCGGTAGGTGTGGCAGATCAGAAACGCCGGTCCCTCGCCCCGGCGCGCCCGCTCCACGGCGGGGAGCGCGGCCGCGTGGACGGCCCGCACG
This genomic stretch from bacterium harbors:
- a CDS encoding cyclase family protein → MKRRTYDLSMPFTRDMPTFFFWKNWHHPPLFATFSDLEETSLGPGTGEGFVTLVSFLTHTGTHMDSPRHFRRDRWYLHEIPVDRFLGEGEVLNIPKGPNADVTVDDLEHAGRDIRPDDIVAIDTGWHRTYRTPGQDPEGARYYFTQHPGLCGESAEWLVNRGVLTVLIDTPAIDSAPHTVFGDNTWQTHTVLFDHNIPVVEHLGGEIDEVAGRRCLISCAPVKYVNGDAFPLRVLASPLG
- the mscL gene encoding large conductance mechanosensitive channel protein MscL; amino-acid sequence: MVREFREFAMRGNLLDFAVGIILGASFGRIITSLVSDIIMPPIGLALGGIDFSSLFITLKGGPYPSVAAAKAAGAPTINYGIFINTIIDFVIVAFVLFLLIRQVNKMQRPKPVTATTKPCPYCTSDIPLKAVRCPFCTSEVKAA
- a CDS encoding alpha/beta hydrolase; this translates as MPAALINGIRLHYEVYGTGVPIVFAHEFAGDQRSWDPQVKFFARRYRVVTYNARGYPPSDVPEDAAAYSQDHAVEDLRGLIMHLQLAPAHVVGLSMGGYATLHLGLRYPTLARSLVVAGCGYGSDDQVQFRRDAEELARRIEHEGMAAVAAAYARGPFRVQFMRKDPRGWQEFADALAKHSARGSANTMRGVQGGRASVYDLKGSLATLKVPTLIVNGDEDDPCLAPGLLMKQQISTAGLFVCPTTGHTMNLEEPDAFNRALLDFVTAVDDSRWPTHPTRPSGASALLHDQNR
- a CDS encoding M23 family metallopeptidase is translated as MPKHGGVAARCPRGRSGAAARLVTIAGLVGVLGAGAPPACSAPLAQPPGILRVTPASPVQGDTAVVLVSAPAGAEVRVRWDGRALSLFRLPDGSRRALIGTDPDVALGAHTLSATVAEATGPTVRLSQVVRIRSGRFGIRNLTLPPHTFALITAKNLSTEQRALGPVLSLRTPVAFWSGAFQAPSSGAMDSPYGEQGVYNGHREWWHQGIDFSAAEGSPILAANGGMVVLAEMLPLGGNTVVIDHGQGVLTEYLHLSAFAVHKGSRVERGVPIGRIGATGLVTGPSLHWGLYVNGIPVNPMFWMVPRPWLTS
- a CDS encoding thiamine pyrophosphate-binding protein produces the protein MQAKTALFEMLRDRGIRYVFGNPGTTELNFMEMFADYPDITYVLALQDAIPVGMAYGYAQATGAPAFVNLHITPGVANGLGNIFNACRAKTPMVVTAGQVDRRLMLQEPALWSDLARLASGFTKWSYEARTGADIPIALARAFKTAAAPPAGPVFLSLPMDCLDEEAGDPAPWIEVAGGSAPPPAVLDRIADSLARAHRPVLIVGASAATPEARTALVRIAELTGARAYGERLPVRSVFPTDHPQYLGMIGLSLTQLRAELGDADVVLVAGARKFAGLLYTPPVRLSPQTSVIHIDPDAWEIGKNLPVTLGVVGDLAAILPSVAARLGERMTAEGRREAAARTAQVRRERNRREEGWLAAAAPPAAGARMTQEFVYRTLGEAMDDSVTIVDEAITAARIIDRYLPFRSEQAYLGLAAGSLGLGLPASLGAQMAWPDRRVICTIGDGSLMYTVQALWTAARYRVPVTVLVMDNRAYQVLKDGMATYKGGAVPAERLIGMDLDAPVVDIPSVAQGFGVPASVITRPDELRDALASRSDGPRLFDVVIQ
- a CDS encoding RraA family protein; its protein translation is MADPLPPDRLAELRLYSSPTIANAIETFNVRPRTAGFMSSQIRCLFPELGTMVGYAFTATIRASAAAPPEAAALRPASWRAVEEIPAPRIVVIQDLDDPPGVGAFWGDVQSNIHRALGCVGTITNGSVRDLDEVRALGFHFFAGSVSVSHAYVHLVEIGGPVQVGGLTVRTGDLLHGDQHGIISIPLEIAGRIAEGVEKVDRVERQLIGYCQGSGFSRPGFEELYHKLRG
- a CDS encoding MFS transporter, which gives rise to MPQWQRNLYAIWSAQFLAMVGLTLIVPFLPFYIRSLGVSTVQDVERWSGFLFAAPFLVQTLAAPLWGVLGDRYGRKMMVMRAMLGIGVTNMLSALVQRPGQLVALRAVQGGVSGFVAAGNALVTVAIPPDRMGAALGVLQTSLTAGGIIGPLIGGALADAVGYRNVFVITGGMCWVAAGVVLRGAHEEAPPAHARRAGPGVGANLAHFFRSPALRTTGMLLCTSQIAIMCVEPIFAVYVSTLGVPPERAATVAGVLFSVTGFTSMLGAPLWGRMADRGGERRVLLLTLCGSALAYAAQAFAQTPVELFVFRAALGFFMGGMLPPLYAIVVRSAPPDRLGGIMGLTSSSIMLGSVIGPLVGGLLSAAIGIRWIFAVAAVVMGISALGSRGLGRSSDTEPAPP
- a CDS encoding alpha-ketoacid dehydrogenase subunit beta, which produces MREVTFGQAIREALAEEMRRDPRVFIVGEDVAEAGTVFKVLSGLVDEFGRERVIDSPISEAGITGIGVGAAMTGMRPVIDIMFGDFLTLAMDQIANQAAKVHYMSGGKLRAPLVVRTTMGATRRSAAQHSQSLYAWVAHVPGLKVALPSTPADAKGLLKTAIRDDNPVVFFEDKMMYSLRGPVPDGDHTVPFGVADIKRPGTDVTIVATSSMVHTALQAARLLEEDGISAEIVDPRTLLPLDGETIIASVRKTGRAIVVDEGYQQYGVTAEIASLIADGAFDYLDAPVKRLGAMNVPVPFSPVLEDLTVPTPEAVAALAKALCGQG